One window from the genome of Solea solea chromosome 2, fSolSol10.1, whole genome shotgun sequence encodes:
- the ankrd10b gene encoding ankyrin repeat domain-containing protein 10b, translating into MSVGVESGFSSEEVLSSRFPLHRACRDGDVGALCSLLQCSSNPADLAVEDTFYGWTPIHWASHFGKLECVLRLVQVGSGVNAVTSRFAQTPTHIAAFGGHPECLLWLLQAGADINRQDYVGETPIHKAARAGSLECINALLIQGAKADMRNASGLTAADLAHAQGFRECAEILSNAQNFQQNMAQSRNGAFLNGMTQNGGHTYPTIQGRSFSNGMPNRKRSFDGMELNPVKKPRPDGLGMPPQYVNGHGPLGGAAETRMESMELTATVTTVKDERLSGDLCSNCHNQPQFPFGHDPAAEILHDQHIYSDSPEINCTAGSQVEHQRTVKAEQLYTDALISTMLLYHRS; encoded by the exons ATGTCGGTGGGAGTAGAGTCTGGATTCTCGAGTGAGGAGGTTTTGAGCAGCCGTTTTCCTCTCCACCGGGCATGTAGGGATGGAGACGTCGGTGCCTTGTGTTCGCTTCTCCAGTGCTCCTCAAACCCGGCGGACCTCGCTGTGGAGGACACATTCTACGGCTGGACGCCCATACACTGGGCCTCTCACTTTGGGAAG TTGGAGTGTGTGTTGCGCCTGGTTCAGGTGGGCTCCGGCGTGAATGCCGTGACCTCCAGGTTTGCACAGACGCCCACTCACATTGCTGCATTTGGGGGCCACCCTGAGTGTTTGTTATGGCTGCTCCAAGCTGGTGCAGATATTAACAGACAG GACTATGTGGGCGAGACGCCCATCCACAAGGCTGCTCGTGCGGGCAGTCTAGAGTGTATCAACGCTCTCTTGATTCAGGGAGCGAAAGCTGA TATGAGGAATGCCAGTGGGCTGACTGCTGCTGACCTGGCCCACGCCCAGGGATTCCGGGAGTGCGCTGAGATTCTCTCTAATGCCCAGAACTTCCAACAAAACATGGCTCAGTCCCGTAATGGGGCTTTTCTGAATGGCATGACCCAGAATGGGGGCCACACTTACCCCACCATCCAGGGACGCAGCTTCTCAAATGGCATGCCCAACAGAAAGAGGTCATTCGATGGCATGGAATTAAACCCAGTGAAGAAACCGAGACCTGACG GTCTGGGCATGCCACCACAATATGTGAATGGCCATGGGCCACTGGGTGGTGCCGCAGAGACCCGCATGGAGAGCATGGAGTTGACAGCGACTGTAACCACAG TGAAAGATGAAAGACTCAGTGGGGATCTTTGCTCAAATTGTCACAATCAACCACAGTTTCCATTTGGACATGACCCAGCAGCAGAGATCCTCCACGATCAACACATCTACAGTGACTCACCTGAGATCAACTGCACTGCAGGCAGCCAGGTGGAGCATCAGAGGACTGTGAAGGCAGAGCAGTTGTACACTGATGCTCTCATCAGCACCATGCTTCTTTACCACAGATCGTAA